One stretch of Priestia megaterium DNA includes these proteins:
- a CDS encoding M16 family metallopeptidase, producing the protein MIKRYTCKNGVRIVLENIPTVRSVAIGVWIGTGSRSEHPEINGVSHFLEHMFFKGTKTRSAREIAESFDRIGGQVNAFTSKEYTCYYAKVLDEHADQALDVLADMFFNSSFDEEELAREKNVVYEEIKMYEDTPDDIVHDLLGKAVYGNHPLGYPILGTEDTLKTFNGDSLRQYMEQMYIPENIVISVAGNIDESFIQQVENYFGTYTSSHSAHQYVQPEFHTNHIARKKETEQAHLCLGFKGLPIGGEDVYSLIVLNNVLGGSMSSRLFQEVREQRGLAYSVFSYHSSYRDSGLVTIYGGTGSHQLDVLYDTVQETLYDLKDKGITDKELANSKEQLKGNLMLSLESTNSRMSRNGKNELMLGYHRSLDEILDLVNAVTKDSVNGLARDIFKDEFALSLISPSGDLPKGFKGN; encoded by the coding sequence TTGATAAAACGATATACGTGCAAAAATGGTGTAAGAATTGTATTGGAAAATATCCCAACTGTTCGATCTGTGGCCATTGGGGTGTGGATCGGAACGGGTTCTCGAAGTGAACACCCTGAAATTAATGGTGTATCACATTTTCTTGAACATATGTTTTTTAAAGGAACAAAAACAAGATCTGCTCGTGAAATTGCAGAAAGCTTCGACCGCATTGGGGGACAAGTAAATGCATTCACTTCTAAAGAATACACGTGCTACTATGCAAAAGTATTAGACGAACACGCAGATCAAGCGCTAGATGTGCTGGCGGATATGTTCTTTAATTCTTCATTTGATGAAGAGGAATTAGCTCGTGAAAAAAATGTTGTATATGAAGAAATTAAAATGTATGAAGATACACCTGATGATATTGTACACGATCTATTAGGAAAAGCCGTATACGGCAATCATCCATTAGGCTATCCGATTTTAGGAACGGAAGATACGTTAAAAACATTTAACGGTGATTCGCTTCGTCAGTATATGGAGCAAATGTATATTCCCGAAAACATCGTTATTTCAGTAGCTGGAAACATTGATGAGAGTTTTATTCAACAGGTGGAAAACTATTTTGGTACATATACGTCAAGTCATTCCGCTCATCAATATGTTCAGCCAGAGTTCCATACAAATCATATTGCCCGCAAAAAGGAGACAGAACAAGCTCATCTTTGCCTTGGCTTTAAAGGTTTGCCAATCGGCGGAGAAGATGTATATAGCTTAATTGTACTAAATAACGTGCTTGGTGGAAGTATGAGCAGTCGTTTGTTCCAAGAAGTCCGCGAACAGCGCGGCTTGGCTTACTCTGTTTTTTCTTATCATTCTTCTTATCGAGACAGCGGTCTTGTAACGATTTATGGGGGGACGGGAAGCCATCAGCTCGACGTATTATATGATACGGTTCAAGAAACGCTTTATGATCTGAAAGACAAAGGTATTACGGATAAAGAACTTGCTAACAGCAAAGAGCAGCTGAAAGGAAACTTAATGCTGAGCCTTGAAAGTACAAATAGCCGTATGAGCAGAAACGGAAAAAATGAGTTAATGCTAGGCTATCACCGTTCATTAGATGAGATTTTAGACCTTGTTAATGCCGTGACTAAAGATAGTGTAAATGGTCTTGCGCGAGATATTTTCAAAGATGAATTTGCTCTTTCGCTAATAAGCCCGAGTGGAGATTTACCTAAAGGCTTCAAAGGAAATTAA
- a CDS encoding polysaccharide deacetylase family protein — MKRTIVQFTAFLFLLAITYKSIYNPFAEAYIEALKSDVQLVSAQHDALYQKIEEKAKDYEKPAANARIDPVWKRVPGYNGIKVDLAASYKNMKPAGKFDEKKLVYKQVRPKVHLRDLPQEPIYRGHDEKPMVSFTVNVAWGNEYLPKMLEVLKKHHAKATFFLEGKWVKNNPDMAKMIVDAGHEVGNHSYSHPDMATLSASQINQQLKKTNDIITSTTGQKVKWFAPPSGSFRPEVVTLASQLKMSTIMWTVDTIDWQKPSSEVLINRVMKKIHPGAIVLMHPTESTAESLDQLLTDIERKGLKVSDVSTMLDEERMMKIPSSTKK, encoded by the coding sequence GTGAAGAGAACCATTGTGCAATTTACAGCATTTCTATTTTTACTGGCAATTACATATAAATCTATTTATAATCCTTTTGCTGAAGCATATATAGAAGCACTTAAATCCGATGTACAACTTGTATCAGCTCAGCATGATGCGTTATATCAAAAGATTGAAGAAAAAGCAAAAGATTATGAAAAGCCAGCAGCGAATGCACGAATCGATCCCGTTTGGAAACGGGTTCCTGGCTATAACGGCATAAAAGTTGATCTTGCTGCTTCTTATAAAAATATGAAACCTGCGGGTAAATTTGATGAAAAAAAACTAGTGTACAAACAGGTTAGACCAAAGGTTCACTTGAGGGATTTACCACAGGAACCTATCTACCGTGGACACGATGAAAAGCCTATGGTATCGTTTACAGTGAACGTAGCATGGGGGAACGAGTATTTGCCTAAAATGTTAGAAGTGCTAAAAAAGCACCATGCTAAAGCAACCTTCTTTTTAGAAGGAAAATGGGTTAAAAATAATCCAGATATGGCAAAAATGATTGTAGACGCAGGGCATGAAGTAGGAAACCACTCTTATTCTCATCCTGATATGGCCACTTTATCGGCTAGTCAAATCAATCAGCAGCTTAAAAAAACGAATGATATTATTACATCTACTACGGGACAAAAAGTAAAATGGTTTGCTCCGCCGAGCGGCAGTTTTCGCCCCGAAGTAGTAACGCTTGCTTCTCAGTTAAAAATGAGTACAATCATGTGGACAGTTGATACAATCGATTGGCAAAAGCCAAGTTCAGAAGTGTTAATTAATCGAGTAATGAAAAAGATTCACCCAGGGGCTATTGTACTGATGCACCCGACTGAATCAACGGCTGAATCGCTTGACCAATTGTTAACCGATATTGAACGCAAGGGCCTGAAAGTTAGCGATGTGTCAACAATGCTAGATGAAGAAAGAATGATGAAAATACCTTCTTCTACTAAGAAGTAA